A stretch of DNA from Cryptomeria japonica chromosome 4, Sugi_1.0, whole genome shotgun sequence:
GCGCTCCAAAACTCAAAATTCAAGCGGTGCAGAGAGCACGTAAACGCGTTATGACTACTTCCATCTGCACATTTATGGACGAGCATTTGCCAATCTATAAATACGGGCAAGATGACGAAGATTCAGAGATACAAATGCAACCAAGTataatagagaggaagagatggagagcCAAAGAAAAGcaatgttgatgttggttctggcAGTGGAGGCTGCTGTTCTGTTTGGGAGTGTTTCTGCACAAAATTGCGGGTGTTCGAGCAATTTGTGCTGCAGCAAGTGGGGATACTGCGGTACTAGAGATGATTACTGTGGCACAGGCTGCAAAGAAGGGCCATGTACCACCACCCCCACTCCCTCCACTCCCTCCACTGGCGGTGCTTTCTCCTCCGTCATAAGCAAGGATTTCTTTGATGCCATTCTCAACGCTGCAGACAGCTCCTGTGCTGGAAAGAGCTTCTACACATACGATGGCTTCATCCAGGCTGCCAACGCCTACTCTGGCTTCGGCACACCTGGGTCTTCTGACGACGCCAAGAGAGAGCTCGCTGCCTTCTTCGCCCATGTCACTCACGAGACTGGATGTATGTAATCATTAATTTTAATCACTACGAATATTGTTGTTCAAATCTCGCATAACTAGTGATGACTAATGAGTATTGTGCTTTTGCAGCTTTCTGTTACATTGAAGAGATTGATGGCGCATCGAAAGATTACTGCGAAGAAAGCAACACCCAGTATCCATGTGTTGCAGGCAAAGGCTACTTCGGCCGGGGACCCATCCAGCTATCCTGGTAATTAATCAATTATGATCGCTTGAGCTTTATACTTTGTTCTGTTGCGCTTTCTTCCCACTTCACACTAATGAGATTGAGTGAGtattgcaggaacttcaactacgGTCCAGCAGGAAATGACATTGGGTTCGACGGGCTGAATGAGCCGGAGAAGGTAGCGCAAGATGCCACCATTTCGTTCAAGACAGTAGTTTGGTTTTGGATGAAACAGAGCAATTGCCACAGCGCCATCACCTCTAGACAGGGATTCGGTGCTACAATCCAAGCTGTGAATGGCGCCATCGAGTGTAATGGTGGCAAACCTGACA
This window harbors:
- the LOC131047693 gene encoding chitinase 6-like codes for the protein MESQRKAMLMLVLAVEAAVLFGSVSAQNCGCSSNLCCSKWGYCGTRDDYCGTGCKEGPCTTTPTPSTPSTGGAFSSVISKDFFDAILNAADSSCAGKSFYTYDGFIQAANAYSGFGTPGSSDDAKRELAAFFAHVTHETGSFCYIEEIDGASKDYCEESNTQYPCVAGKGYFGRGPIQLSWNFNYGPAGNDIGFDGLNEPEKVAQDATISFKTVVWFWMKQSNCHSAITSRQGFGATIQAVNGAIECNGGKPDIVNKRISYYKNYCQKLGVDPGSNLSC